The Egibacteraceae bacterium genome segment GTGCACGGCGACGCGTGCTACCCGTGGTTGGCCCCCGGCGACGTGGTCGAGCTGGAGGTCGCCGGCATCGGCGTGCTGGAGACGACGATCACGTAGCCGGTTACCCTGCAGGCAGGAAGGGGGCGCCGACGATGCCGTACTACCGCCGTGTGGGAGAGGTGCCCCGCAAACGCCACACCCAGTTCCGACGACCCGACGGTGGCCTGTACGCCGAGGAGCTGGTCGGGGCGGACGGCTTCTCCTCCGATGCCGCCCTGCTGTACCACCGCCAGATCCCGACGGCGATCGTCGCGGCCGAGCCGGAGACCGCCGGCCCGGACGGCCTCCTGGCGAACCACCCCCTGAAGCCCCGCCACCTGCGCACCCACAGGCTGCGGATCGTCGGGGACGCGGTCCGGGGGCGTCAGCTGCTCATGGCCAACGACGACGTCCGGCTCTCCTACGCGGCGGTCGACGCCACGAGCCCGCTGTACCGCAACGCCGTCGGCGACGAGCTGGTGTACGTCGAGTCCGGGACGTTGACCCTGGAGAGCAGCTACGGGCGGTTGGTGGTGGGCACCGGGGACTACGTGGTGGTCCCGGCCTGTGTGACCCACCGGTGGGTCCCCGAGCCGACCGGGACGCCGTCGCGGCTGCTGATCGTGGCGGCCGCGGGCCACATCGGCACCCCGGACCGCTACCTCACGCGGCGCGGGCAGTTCCTGGAGGCCGCCCCGTACCACGAGCGCGACCTGCGCGCCCCGGAGGAGCCGTTGGTGGTCGAGGCCGGCGAGACCGACGTCCTGGTCGCCCACCGCGGCGGTGTGACCCGCCTGACCTACGCCCACCACCCGTTCGACGTCGTGGGATGGGACGGGTGCCTGTACCCCCACGCCTTCAACATCGCCGACTTCGAGCCGATCACCGGGCGCATCCACCAGCCTCCGCCGGTCCACCAGACGTTCGCCGGGCCACGGTTCGTCGTGTGCAGCTTCGTGCCCCGCAAGTTCGACTACCACCCCGAGGCGATCCCCGCGCCCTACAACCACGCCAACGTCGACTCCGACGAGCTGCTGTTCTACGTGGGCGGGGACTTCATGAGCCGCAAGGGTGCGGGCATCGAGCTCGGGTCGATGACGTTGCACCCCGCCGGGTTCACCCATGGTCCCCAGCCCGGCAGCGTCGAGGCCTCCATCGGCAAGGAGTCCACCGACGAGACCGCGGTCATGCTCGACACCTTCCGCCCGCTGCTGCTCGCGCCGGCCGCGCGGGCGTGCGAGGACGACGGCTACCCGTGGTCGTGGGCGCGCGGCCTGGCCGGTGACGAGCCGGCGCCGCCGGAGTCCATCGCCTGACGTCGCCTGTCCGTCGCCTGTGCGTCGCCGGACCCGCGTCGCGTTTGCACAGCGACGGCTGCGAGGTCGAGCCGGGCGATGAGTGCGGGCTCGATGACCAGCTCGCCGTCGAGGCGCCCGGCCGGCGCTCGCAGCCGCCAACCGATCGGCGTGTCGACGTACACCCGAGGCTCGCCGTCCTCGGCGCGCACGATGATCACGGTGCGGGCGACGCGCGCCGTGGGCCCGGCGGGGGTTCGCGTCAGGGTCGCGGTCGTCATAGCTGTGTATTCGGCGCCGACGACGCTGCGGTTGAGTCCCAGGACGGAAAGTTCGCCGGACGTACACGCTCAGGGACCCAGGAGCACCCAGGCGACCCAGCACGCGATCATCACCGTGCCGATGCCGAACTCGACCAGGGCGGCCAGCCCGAACCCCGTCAGGACCCCCACGGTGACCCGCCACGCCGCGCGGGTGTCATGGAGCCGGGCGGTCTCGGCGAGCCACACGCCCGCCACCGCACCGATCGGCAGCCCGAGCACCGGGATGACCACCATCCCGGTGACCGCGCCCGCCAGGCCGGCCAGCAGGCTGGTGGTCGGCGCACCGCGGGTGGCGCCCCCGCGGGTGGGCAGGGCGAACTGCGCGAT includes the following:
- a CDS encoding cupin domain-containing protein: MPYYRRVGEVPRKRHTQFRRPDGGLYAEELVGADGFSSDAALLYHRQIPTAIVAAEPETAGPDGLLANHPLKPRHLRTHRLRIVGDAVRGRQLLMANDDVRLSYAAVDATSPLYRNAVGDELVYVESGTLTLESSYGRLVVGTGDYVVVPACVTHRWVPEPTGTPSRLLIVAAAGHIGTPDRYLTRRGQFLEAAPYHERDLRAPEEPLVVEAGETDVLVAHRGGVTRLTYAHHPFDVVGWDGCLYPHAFNIADFEPITGRIHQPPPVHQTFAGPRFVVCSFVPRKFDYHPEAIPAPYNHANVDSDELLFYVGGDFMSRKGAGIELGSMTLHPAGFTHGPQPGSVEASIGKESTDETAVMLDTFRPLLLAPAARACEDDGYPWSWARGLAGDEPAPPESIA
- a CDS encoding DUF456 domain-containing protein, whose amino-acid sequence is MGALGVAVTALVMLLGLVGTIVPVLPGLAVIWVAAVAYGLIAGFGAVGTAAFTAMTVLALVGTIAQFALPTRGGATRGAPTTSLLAGLAGAVTGMVVIPVLGLPIGAVAGVWLAETARLHDTRAAWRVTVGVLTGFGLAALVEFGIGTVMIACWVAWVLLGP